In Desulfobacter hydrogenophilus, the genomic stretch ACGAAACAAGAAAGTAATTCAAGAATTTATTGAGGCTTTCTTATAAAATAATTTTAAAATTTTTTATAAATCCGCTTCTTACGGGGCGGATTTTATATTATACCAACAAAGATATGTCATTGAATTTAGGCCATGATCGGAATAAAACATTCCAAAATATGGTTTAGAATTTCCGTTCGTATTCAAGACGTGGCAATGGGAGCATATTAAATATATGTACCCATTGACACAACGAAGAAGACGGATGAAAGGCAAACCATATGGAAGGTTTTATTTTGAACTTGGGCCCTTACCTGACAGTCATAATAATACCGTCAAAGAGACAGAGAGGCCGGCGACCTCTCACATACTTTTTTGATCCCCCTTGGTAAAATAAGCGTATGAGTGATTTTTCCTTCAAGGATCTTGACGTTCTCCATGAATCGGGGATTTTTTCCCATCTGGACTACTATTTTTCCACAACCATGGCTAATATCTTTAAAGATTCAGGACCGTTGGAAATTATTTCCGCAGCATTGACCTGCAGGGCACTTTCCAAAGGCTGCATCTGTCTGAATCTTACAAGTGTGGCCGGGACCGTTCTGAAATCGTCCGAGGGCAAAGAACTTATCCAGCTTCCGGAACTCGAATGCTGGTGCAATATCCTTGAAAATTCTGCCATGGTGGGCACGCAAGTTTCAAATTGCGGGAAAAAAGAAAATGATATGGCGTCCTGCATTGGTAACTATCCCTTGATCCTTGACCGTGACAACGATCTTTATCTTTCCAGGTACTACGATTTTCAATGCCGGCTCTCAGAAAACATCAGGGCACGGATTAAACGGCAGATTCCCGGACCTGATGATGCGTTTGTGGCGCATAGGCCGGCGTCTTATTTTGACAGCCAGGATACCAACAAAACTTTTGGGCAGCTGCAGGCCGTCAAAAAGGCCCTTTGTTCCGGTTTTATAGTGGTGTCCGGTGGACCGGGTACCGGAAAAACTTATATTACGGATATAATACAGACACTTTTGAGTACCTGGGCCAATGAAAATGACCTGGCGCCTCCTACAGTGATGTGTCTTGCACCCACGGGCAAGGCCGCCGCCAGATTGAAAAACGGGGCGACCATTCACAGTGCGCTTAAACCGGTGAAAAACGGAACAGGGTTCAGGTACAATGAAGCCAATCCCCTGGCCGCAGACCTGGTGATTGTTGATGAAGCATCCATGATTGACATGGCGCTTATGACAAGACTTCTTGAAGCCATCCGCCCTGATGCACGCATTGTCATGCTTGGTGATATGAATCAACTTTCTCCTGTTCAGGCCGGTGCCGTGTTTTTTGACCTGTGTCATGCAGATGTTTTATCCGATTTTCGGGTTTTTCTGGATGTTAATTTCAGGTCCGGGGGAAAAGTTGGCATTGAAAAGCTTGCAAAGGCCGTTAATGTCAGTGATGCGGATACTGTGGCAGATATCCTTAAGGCAGACTATCCTGATCTTGTCTTTGTGGATACCGCCGAAGAAAAGGAGGGATATCAGGCTCGCCTTGAATCCAGTATCCTGGAAGGGTACAAGTCGCTTTGGGATGCAGTATCTATAGAGCAGGCAATGGCTGCCATTGATGACTTTCGTGTGCTGTGCGCCCACAATTTAGGACACAGTGGAACATTACAAATTAATCATCTATGTGAAAAAATATTACGATCTAAAGAGAAAGATGGTATAAATCGGCCTGTTTTTAAAATGCTTTTGATGGTCCGGCGCAATGATTACAAAAGGTTGCTGTTTAACGGTGATACCTGTGTGGTCATTGAAGAAAATGGGATGTCCACGGCCTGGTTTGACGAAAAACAATCAGGTACCAGGCATTTCAGGTTATCTGATCTGCCCGAATGTGAACCCGGGTTTGCCGTGACCGTCCATAAAAGCCAGGGATCGGAATTTGACACTGTGTTGATTATTATCCCTGAACAGATATCACCGGTTGTTACCCGGCAGTTGCTTTATACGGGTATCACACGGTCCCGGAAAAAAGTGATTATTTTCGGCAGCATGCCCATGATCCGGCAGGCCGTACAGACCTCGGTTGAACGTAGATCCAACCTGCAGGCCTTACTGGATGGGGAATAGACCTGGAATAACGGTGGGTCGATATGTTGACTGATATGGGTCGGTCTGGGAAGTGCGCCGGGTATGGCATACAACATAACATGAAAGCAGCTTGAAGCAGCCTTGGGGCTTTCGTATAAATTTTAGTGAAAGAATTGTTTTGAAACAAAAAGACAGCTTTGCCGATCAGATATGGATGTTTTTTGCCTCGGTGAAACTCACTGTTTATACCCTGGTGCTTTTAGCCGGAACCTCCATTATTGGGACTGTGATTTTGCAGAACGCACGTCCCGAAGCCTATATCAGGCTTTACGGCCAAGGGGTGTACAATATGATCCAGGTGCTTGATTTGGACAGGATGTATCAGGCCTGGTGGTTCCTGCTGCTCATGGTGGTATTATGCGTTAATATTGTTGTCTGTTCCATTGACCGGCTTTCGGCGACCTGGAAAATCATTTTCCCTAAAAATATTTCAGTCAATCCCAGGCGGTTTGAAAAAGCTAAAAATAGGCAGCAGTTTGACAGTCACCTTTCAATGGACCGCGTTGCGCGCCAGGCCAGACAGGTACTTGCCGGCCGGGCCGGCAAAGTGATTGAAAAGACAGAGGACGCGGGTCTGCTTTTGTATGCGGAAAAAGGCCGGTGGTCCCGTCTTGGGGTTTACGTGGTTCATGCAAGTGTGCTGATGCTGCTTGCTGGTGCCCTGATCGGGTCTGCCTTGGGATTTAAGGCCAACTTGCGTCTGGACGAGGGGCAAACTGCAGATACCGTGTTTGATAGCCATACACGGTTGCCCATAAAGCTGCCGTTCACGGTCCGGTGCAATGATTTTCAGGTTAAATTTTACGATACGGGGGCGCCGGATGAATTTAAATCCAGTTTGACCATCCTCGAAAACAACCAGGAAAGTTTTACGGAAAATATTTTGGTCAACCATCCGTTAAGGTATAAGGGTATCAATATCTTCCAGGCTTCCTACGGTGCAACCGCACCTGATGAAGCCGTGTTTGAAATCATTGACAGTGAAATCGGGGCAATTGAGACACACACCATAAAAAACGGCGGAGTTGTGTCACTGCCGGCTGGTGCCGGTAATTTTACATTTGAGGGGTTTGTGCCCCATTATGACTTCAACGGTCATGACCTTGGTGAGGCGTTTATCGGGCGCCTTGATACAACCGATGGCCGGAATGTTCAAATTGTTTTGCCCACCAAGTTTCCCACTTTTGATAAAATGCGTAAGGGCAGATTCACAATTGAGGTCAAATCCTGGGACCAGGCCTATTATACCGGACTTCAGGTAACAAAGGACCCGGGTGTTCCCTTTGTGTACACAGGCTTTCTTCTTATGATCATCGGCTGCTGGGTCACTTTTTTTGTTTCCCATCAGTCCGTGTGTATCGGCCTTGAACAAGCTGGATCCGGCAGTACCCGGGTGTGGGTCGCCGGCCGGGCCAACCGTAATGTCCAGAGTACCAATTTGACCGTCAAAAAACTTGTAAAGGAATTAAAGGACGTATCAGGCAAATGAATTCATCCCTGCTTTTATCGGCTGCAACATTTATCTATGCATTGGCATCGGTATTTTATATCGGATCTTTTTCGTTTAAAAAACAAGCGGTTGCCCGGTTTGGATTCTGGGTAATTGTTATCGGGCTCGTGGCCAATACCGGCGGGATTTTACTGCGCTGGATGGAGTCCTACCATATGGGATACGGGCATGCACCCTTTTCCAATATGTATGAGTCCCTGGTTTTTTTTTCATGGACTGCCGCGGCCCTCTATGTGTTTGTGGAATTTAAATACAAGGAAAGCATCATCGGCGTATTTGTCTCTCCCTTGATCTTTCTGGGTATTGCCTATGCCAGTTTTGATCCGTCTATCACGTCAAAAATCATGCCGTTGATCCCCGCACTTAAGTCCAACTGGCTGATTGCCCATGTAATTACCTGTTTTCTAGGGTATGCAGGCTTTGCCCTTGCCTTTGGGTTCAGTTTTATGTATTTCATCAAACCCAAAGATCCCGGGACAAAACGTTTGTTTGCAAAACTGCCGGACTGGGATACCATTGATGAACTGACCTACCAGATGATTGTTTTCGGGTTTCTTTTTCTGACCATCGGTATCATCACAGGTTCTGTCTGGGCCAATTCCGCCTGGGGCAAATACTGGTCCTGGGATCCTAAAGAAACCTGGTCTTTGATTACCTGGTTTATTTACGCCATTTTCCTGCATCTGCGGCTGATACGCGGGTGGTACGGGAAAAATCTTGCCCTTGTTTCCATCATCGGATTTATAGGGGTTTTGTTCACCTATTTCGGCGTAAATTTCCTTTTATCCGGGCTTCATAGTTACGGCTAAGGGATTCGGAAAAAATAGTTATCATAGATTTTGCGCTGAATTTTTATTCGTATTCAAAGCATAGCTCCGGACGCATACTCAAATATGTGTCCGGAGTTTTTTTTTAAAATTTTTACTATAGAAAATTACTCTATCTGCCTCCATCAAAATTTTTACGAAAAATTACATTTTGTCCGGTTATTCTTTTTAACGCCTTATATGATTGTATAAAAGATGCAAATAACCAAAGAAAATAATTTTGAATCCGTTTTTGTTCAGGCCGTTCCGGGGCAAGGGTTTCCCAATTAAACTTGACAAGGGAAACATATATTAATATAGAATGACCGAATTTGTATTTTCCGGACGTATTGCAGAAAATTGGCATGGCAAATGCTGTTCTGCGCAAAATATTGGCCTGGGGTTTATCCTCTGGCCGCAAAGGTATGGTAACATCAACATTTTAACATTGATGGAGTTTTCATGAGTGAACTAGAAAACAAAGCAAACGATGATCCTGGGGGGGGTGCTCACCACGGCATCAACAATGGTCCAGAAGATGACAAGGGGTTAGGCCTTGGCGTCATCTTTTTTATGGGGGCATTTCTGGTATGCTTCCTGTCGGGCTGGCTGCTGTTTCCAAAATTGCTTTATTCAAAAAAGGAGCAGCCTTTTAATTTCGATCACAGCCTTCATGTCGAAGAAATAGGTGATTGTGAAACTTGCCATTTTCTCAGAGAAGACGGTACATTCTCCGGAATTCCGGGCCTGGAATCCTGTATGGAATGCCATACGGATGAACCCATGGGAGAAACCGACGACGAAGCCGTGTTTGCAGAGGAGTATGTGGCCCAAGGAAAAGAAGTGCCCTGGCTGATTTATGCCAAACAGCCTGATTGCGTGTATTTTTCCCATGCAGCTCATATCGTTGCAGGCGGCATGGATTGTAAAACCTGTCATGGTCACATTGGAGAGACCTCATCTTCGCGGCCCTATGAGGAAAATAGAATTACCGGCTACAGCCGTGATATTTGGGGCAAAAATATCTGGGGGATCAAAAAGAATTCCTGGGATCGTATGAAGATGGATGACTGTGCGGATTGCCACCTGGAAGAAATGGGTCATAAAGGCTACTGCTTCCAGTGCCACAAGTAAGATACCTCAAGGACAAAAATTTCAAAGTTTATAAAGGATGACTTATGAAAATTGACAGACGAAGCTTCTTGGGATTGGGACTTGGCGCGGCGGCCGGCATCGCGCTTTCCCCTGTGGGTGTCAAGCTGACAGATGATTCTTCCATCTGGACCCAGAATTGGCCCTGGACCCCTGTCCCTGAAGACGGAGAAATAACCTATGACCGGTCCGTGTGCAGCCTGTGTCCAGGTGCCTGCGGTATCAGCGTCAGAAAAATAAACGGACGGCCTGTTAAAATTGAAGGCCTTGACGATCACCCCATTAATAACGGTGGTGCCTGTCTACACGGCATTGCCGGTCTGCAGTATCTTTATGATCCTGCGAGGATAAAAACCCCGTTAAAGAAAAACGGGAATAAATTTGAAAAAATTTCCTGGGATGAGGCCATCTCACTTGTGGCCGGGAAATTGGGTGAAATCCGTGAAAGCGGTACACCTGAATCCCTGGGGCTGATTTCCGGTGCCGACAACGGTTCCATGGCCCAGCTTTTTAGGCGGTTTATGGATGCGTTCGGCTCTCCCAATACGTATACCATGCCAAGCCTCGAATCCAATCTGGCGCTGACCGCTGCCGCCCTTCACAGCGCAGATCGAAGCCTTGGATTTGATATTGATCATTCCGATTTCATTTTAAGTTTCGGTGCGGCAATTATTGAGGGCTGGGGGTCACCTGTTGCCTGTATCCAGGCCAATGCGTCAAGGCATGAGCGCAAGGCCAAGCTTGTACAGGTTGATTACAGACTGTCCAATACGGCCAATGCCGCCGATAAAATCATTGCCGTGAAACCCGGCACTGAAGCAGATCTGGCCTTGGGTCTTTGTGCGGTACTGCTTGCAAAGACTAAGATTGCAAAGGATTCGCTTTCCGGGGACGTAAACAAGTTGGCTTTCTCTGCTATGTTGGAGAAAGAGTATACATCGGACAAGGTAGAGGCGATCACCGGTGTCAAAGCTGCGGATGTTGAGGCCCTTGCCATGGCGTTCATCAAGGCCAAAGCACCTGTGGCCGTGCCGGGAAAGGGCAGGGGAGATGTGGGGCAAAGCCTTCGTGAATTCGCCGCAGTCCAGGCCCTTAATGCCCTGGCAGGACGTCTGAATAAAGAAGGTGGTGTGTTTGTCATGTGGCCGGCCGGTTATTTAAAATTTCCCGAAAATGTAATGGACGATACTGCTGAACAGGGCGCAGGAAAGGCTAAACTTGCCGGTTCCGTTACTGAGTTGGTTGACAAGCTTGAAAAGGATGGCGGCCTTTCGGCCCTGTTTATTTATAATGCCAATCCCTGTTATGCTTTGAACAATACTGAAAAAGTCAAGGCCGCCATGGATAAGGTTGGATTCAAGGTCAGCTTCAGTTCTTTCATGGATGAAACAGCCCTTAAGTCTGATGTGATTTTGCCTGCATCCATTTTCCTTGAACGCCTCGAAGATGTCGTTTCCGGTGCCGGCCTTGCCAAAACAGTCGTGGGACTGTGTCGGCCCATGGTTAAGCCCGTATTTGACACTAAACATCCTGGCGATACACTGATCCTTCTTGCCCAGGCTATGGGCGACAGCATTGCTGAAGGTTTTTCCTGGGACTCCTATGAGGCGTGCCTTGAAGAAGTGACGGGCGACATTTGGGATACCCTGTCCGACGACGGGTATGTCGTCATTGATGACAAGCCGCCTGTGGGGACCCCTGTAACGGATTTTACTTTCCTTTCCTCCGCTCCCAAAATTGACGTTCCCATGGGTGAAGGCGATTTCACCCTGGTACCTGTTGATAAGATGCGGCTTGCCGGCGGTTCAATGATTTCTTCTCCTTTTGCTGTTAAAACCGTTTCCGATACGGTTCTTTCAGGCAAATACAGTGTTGTTGAAATTAATCCGGCCACTGCAGGCGCCTTGAAAGACGGTGATGTTGCTGTCCTTAAAACCGCCATGGGAACGGTAAAGGTGAAAATCGGCCTTAATGAAGGTATTATGGCCGGCGTGATCGGTATGCCAAGGGGACTTGGACATACCTTCAACAATCCTTACGTGGCCGGTAAAGGTGTCAATGTCAATGATCTGATCGGCCCGGTCATCGAGCCTGGTTCAGGACTGGATGCTGCCTTTGGAATTAAAGCCACCCTTTCCAAGGCGTAAACTGTTTACGAAATCATTTTAAGAGGTTCTGATGATAGAAAATAAAAAAGTCCATAAGTTCGGAATGGTTATTGATCTGGACAAATGCACGGGATGCGGTGCCTGCATGGTCTCGTGCATGTCCGAGAATAACGTTCCGTTTAAGGAGGATGAATCCAACAAAAAGGACAGCATCACCTGGATGCGGGTGTACAAACTGACCAATGGAAAGTCCTTCCCGGAAACTGAGATAGTTTACCTGCCCCGTCCCTGCCAGCACTGCGGCGGAATCGGTGACCATGGTCATTCTCCCTGCGTATCCGTATGCCCTGCCACTGCAACCGACTACGGTTATGATACAGGTATTGTCAGCCAGATTTATACCCGTTGCTTTGGCTGCCGGTACTGCATGGGGGCATGCCCGTACCATGCCAGATACTTTAACTGGTGGGATCCAAAATGGCCCGAGGGAATGGAAAAATACTTAAGCCCTAATGTGTCTCCGCGTATGCGCGGGGTGGTTGAAAAATGCTCCTTTTGCTACCACAGGTATCAGTTGGCCCGGGAACAGGCCATTGTCGAAGACCGTGAAATAGAAGAGATGGAGTATCAGACCGCCTGCACCACCGCGTGCCCGGCAGGCGCCATTGTGTTTGGTGACCTGAATAACCCGGCTCACAAGGTCCATCAGATCGTTAAACCCGATCCCCATCCTGACCCCATGAATCACAAGGTTGTGGGTAAATCCAGAAACCCGAAAGTTTTCAGGCTGCTTGAACGTCTTGGCACTAACCCCAAGGTGTATTACATGTCTGAGCGGGAATGGGTCAGAAAGGCCGGGGACAACTACCTTAAAGGTGAGTGGGAAAATGTTAAAACCCATCATGGGGCGTCTTCATCCCATGGTTAACTTGCATAAAACTATTTAGGAGTAATT encodes the following:
- the recD gene encoding exodeoxyribonuclease V subunit alpha, with translation MSDFSFKDLDVLHESGIFSHLDYYFSTTMANIFKDSGPLEIISAALTCRALSKGCICLNLTSVAGTVLKSSEGKELIQLPELECWCNILENSAMVGTQVSNCGKKENDMASCIGNYPLILDRDNDLYLSRYYDFQCRLSENIRARIKRQIPGPDDAFVAHRPASYFDSQDTNKTFGQLQAVKKALCSGFIVVSGGPGTGKTYITDIIQTLLSTWANENDLAPPTVMCLAPTGKAAARLKNGATIHSALKPVKNGTGFRYNEANPLAADLVIVDEASMIDMALMTRLLEAIRPDARIVMLGDMNQLSPVQAGAVFFDLCHADVLSDFRVFLDVNFRSGGKVGIEKLAKAVNVSDADTVADILKADYPDLVFVDTAEEKEGYQARLESSILEGYKSLWDAVSIEQAMAAIDDFRVLCAHNLGHSGTLQINHLCEKILRSKEKDGINRPVFKMLLMVRRNDYKRLLFNGDTCVVIEENGMSTAWFDEKQSGTRHFRLSDLPECEPGFAVTVHKSQGSEFDTVLIIIPEQISPVVTRQLLYTGITRSRKKVIIFGSMPMIRQAVQTSVERRSNLQALLDGE
- the ccsB gene encoding c-type cytochrome biogenesis protein CcsB is translated as MNSSLLLSAATFIYALASVFYIGSFSFKKQAVARFGFWVIVIGLVANTGGILLRWMESYHMGYGHAPFSNMYESLVFFSWTAAALYVFVEFKYKESIIGVFVSPLIFLGIAYASFDPSITSKIMPLIPALKSNWLIAHVITCFLGYAGFALAFGFSFMYFIKPKDPGTKRLFAKLPDWDTIDELTYQMIVFGFLFLTIGIITGSVWANSAWGKYWSWDPKETWSLITWFIYAIFLHLRLIRGWYGKNLALVSIIGFIGVLFTYFGVNFLLSGLHSYG
- the qrcA gene encoding menaquinone reductase multiheme cytochrome c subunit QrcA, producing the protein MSELENKANDDPGGGAHHGINNGPEDDKGLGLGVIFFMGAFLVCFLSGWLLFPKLLYSKKEQPFNFDHSLHVEEIGDCETCHFLREDGTFSGIPGLESCMECHTDEPMGETDDEAVFAEEYVAQGKEVPWLIYAKQPDCVYFSHAAHIVAGGMDCKTCHGHIGETSSSRPYEENRITGYSRDIWGKNIWGIKKNSWDRMKMDDCADCHLEEMGHKGYCFQCHK
- the resB gene encoding cytochrome c biogenesis protein ResB gives rise to the protein MKQKDSFADQIWMFFASVKLTVYTLVLLAGTSIIGTVILQNARPEAYIRLYGQGVYNMIQVLDLDRMYQAWWFLLLMVVLCVNIVVCSIDRLSATWKIIFPKNISVNPRRFEKAKNRQQFDSHLSMDRVARQARQVLAGRAGKVIEKTEDAGLLLYAEKGRWSRLGVYVVHASVLMLLAGALIGSALGFKANLRLDEGQTADTVFDSHTRLPIKLPFTVRCNDFQVKFYDTGAPDEFKSSLTILENNQESFTENILVNHPLRYKGINIFQASYGATAPDEAVFEIIDSEIGAIETHTIKNGGVVSLPAGAGNFTFEGFVPHYDFNGHDLGEAFIGRLDTTDGRNVQIVLPTKFPTFDKMRKGRFTIEVKSWDQAYYTGLQVTKDPGVPFVYTGFLLMIIGCWVTFFVSHQSVCIGLEQAGSGSTRVWVAGRANRNVQSTNLTVKKLVKELKDVSGK
- the qrcB gene encoding menaquinone reductase molybdopterin-binding-like subunit QrcB, which produces MKIDRRSFLGLGLGAAAGIALSPVGVKLTDDSSIWTQNWPWTPVPEDGEITYDRSVCSLCPGACGISVRKINGRPVKIEGLDDHPINNGGACLHGIAGLQYLYDPARIKTPLKKNGNKFEKISWDEAISLVAGKLGEIRESGTPESLGLISGADNGSMAQLFRRFMDAFGSPNTYTMPSLESNLALTAAALHSADRSLGFDIDHSDFILSFGAAIIEGWGSPVACIQANASRHERKAKLVQVDYRLSNTANAADKIIAVKPGTEADLALGLCAVLLAKTKIAKDSLSGDVNKLAFSAMLEKEYTSDKVEAITGVKAADVEALAMAFIKAKAPVAVPGKGRGDVGQSLREFAAVQALNALAGRLNKEGGVFVMWPAGYLKFPENVMDDTAEQGAGKAKLAGSVTELVDKLEKDGGLSALFIYNANPCYALNNTEKVKAAMDKVGFKVSFSSFMDETALKSDVILPASIFLERLEDVVSGAGLAKTVVGLCRPMVKPVFDTKHPGDTLILLAQAMGDSIAEGFSWDSYEACLEEVTGDIWDTLSDDGYVVIDDKPPVGTPVTDFTFLSSAPKIDVPMGEGDFTLVPVDKMRLAGGSMISSPFAVKTVSDTVLSGKYSVVEINPATAGALKDGDVAVLKTAMGTVKVKIGLNEGIMAGVIGMPRGLGHTFNNPYVAGKGVNVNDLIGPVIEPGSGLDAAFGIKATLSKA
- the qrcC gene encoding menaquinone reductase iron-sulfur cluster-binding subunit QrcC is translated as MIENKKVHKFGMVIDLDKCTGCGACMVSCMSENNVPFKEDESNKKDSITWMRVYKLTNGKSFPETEIVYLPRPCQHCGGIGDHGHSPCVSVCPATATDYGYDTGIVSQIYTRCFGCRYCMGACPYHARYFNWWDPKWPEGMEKYLSPNVSPRMRGVVEKCSFCYHRYQLAREQAIVEDREIEEMEYQTACTTACPAGAIVFGDLNNPAHKVHQIVKPDPHPDPMNHKVVGKSRNPKVFRLLERLGTNPKVYYMSEREWVRKAGDNYLKGEWENVKTHHGASSSHG